The DNA region TGCCCTCCGACCCTGCGCCCGGCGACGTCGGCACGCCGCCGCCTGCCGCGGCGATGCCGTTGACCCGTGCCGGAGCGCTGTGGAGCGCGCTGATCGCGGGTTTCCTGGTGCTGATCGTGCTGTTGGTGTTCATCACCCAGAACACCGGTCCGGTCGAGTTGGTGTTTCTGACCTGGACGTGGAGCCTGCCGACGGGGGTGGCGATCCTGTTGGCCGCGATCTGCGGCGGGCTGGTGACCGCCTTGGTCGGCACCGCGCGGATCTTCCAGCTGCGGCGCGCCGCCAAGAAGTCGCTGGCGGCGCAGCGCTGACTCAGTTCGCGGCCGCGCCGGCGTCCCGGTCCCGGTCGGGCTCGGACATCCGGGCCTGATTGCGCGGCAGCAGATCCCAGACGTGTTCGGTGCCGTTGACCGATGCCGCGGCGGCGTGACCGGACCGTGAGTACAGCAGCCGGGTGATCGACACGTAGTCGATCGGGAACGACAGCAGCCGCTGGGTGCCCAGGATCTGGTGCAGGATCACGTTGATCACGCCACCGTGGCTGAACACCGCGACGGTGTCGTCGGGGTCGGCGCCGGCGGCCACGTCGGCGAGGGCTTCGGCGACGCGGGCACTGAACGCGGCCTCGTCGACGCCGGCGGGCAGCAGGCCCTGCGCCATCCGGGCCCAGTCCTGCGGCCGCTCGGTGCGCAACTGCTCGACGGGCAGGTAGCCGGCCAGTTCCCGGTCGTATTCGGCGAACCGCTCATCGATGTCGATGGTCAGCCCGCGCTGGGCGGCCAACGGTTCGCCGGTCTGGATGGCCCGGCGTTGCGGGCTGCTGACCAGCCGGGTGATCGGGAAGCGTGCCAGCGCATCCGGTAGGCGTCGGGCCTGCTCGAACCCGGTCTCGGACAGCTCGGGGTCGGAGCCCTGGCCGTACTCGCTGCGAAGCGGGAGCGCGTGGCGGATCAGCAGCAACTGCACGCTGTCACCCTAAAGGCCCAGTTGGAACCGCCGTCACGGGGTGACGATGTTGAAATTCGGGTCCGGGGCGTCGAGCACCGTCAACAGTTTCGGCAAGGCGCTCTGATCCCCGGACACCTCCAGCGTCCCGCTGCCCGACAGCGCCCCCAGCATGGCGAGTTTGCCGGCCGCGGTGACGGTGGCGTCGGCGCTGTCGGGGTCCGCGGGCGCCTTGCGGTGCACCAGCACCCCGTTGCGCAGGGTTAGGCGGTGATTGTCGCCGGTGTCGGCGAAGACGACGTCGAGGGCCAGGTCCAGGTCCCAGCAGCGGGGGCCGTTGACCCGGATGGCCAGGCTGTCGAAGAGTTGCTCGACGCTGAGCTGGGCGATCAACGCCGGGGAGCCGACCTGCCCGGCGGTGCCGAATTTCCCGGTGCGCAGTTCGGTGGCCCCGGACAGGAAGAAGTTGCGCCAGGTGGCGTTCTCGGCGCCGTAGGCCAGCTGGTCGAGGGTGTCCGCATAGCGGGCGCGTGCCCCGGCATGATCGGGTTCGGTGAACATGACGTGGTCGAGCAGCGTTGCCGCCCAACGGAAATCGCCCTGTTCGAAGGCTTCTTCGGCGAGTTCCACCACTCGGTCGGGTCCACCCATGGCGGCGACGTAGCGCGGGCCCAACGCCTCGGGCGGGTGCGGCCACAGTCGCGCCGGGTTGCCGTCGAACCAGCCGAGGTAACGCTGGTAGACGGCTTTGACGTTGTGACTCACCGAGCCGTAGTAGCCGCGGGCGTGCCAGGCGTGCTCCAGCGCCGGGGGCAGCTGGAACCGCTCGGCGATCTCGACGCCGGTGTAGCCCTGATTCAGCAGTCGAAGCGTCTGGTCGTGCAGGTAGGCGTACAGATCGCGTTGCAGGCCAAGGTATTCGGAGATCCGCTCGGTTCCCCAGGTGGGCCAGTGGTGCGAGGCGAAGACGACGTCGGCGCGGCCGGCGAAGGTGTCGATGGCCTCGGTGAGGTATCCGGCCCAGGCCCGGGGGTCGCGCACCAGCGCGCCGCGCAGGGTCAGCAGGTTGTGCATGTTGTGGGTGGCGTTCTCGGCCATGCACAGGGCACGGAATTGCGGGAAGTAGAAGTGCATCTCGGCCGGGGCCTCGGTGCCGGGTGCCATCTGGAACTCGATCTGCACACCGTCGACGATGCGGGTCTGTCCGGTCTCGGTGATGGTGACGGTCGGAACGATCACCGATACCTCGCCGGTCGAGGTGTTCTGCCCCAGGCCGCAGCCGACCTGTCCCTGCGGGCCGCGCTGCAGCATGGTGCCGTACATGTAGCCGGCGCGACGCAGCATCGCCGGTCCGGCGTAGACGTTCTCGGCGACCACGTGCTCGATGAAGCCCTCCGGGGCGATCACCGCCACCCGACCGGCGTCGACGTCGGCTTGCGTGGTCACGCCCAACACGCCGCCGAAGTGGTCGACGTGGCTGTGGGTGTAGATCACCGCGACCACGGGGCGGTCCCCGCCGCGGTGCTCGCGGTAGAGCGCCAGCGCGGCGGCGGCGACCTCGGTGGAGATCAGCGGGTCGATGACGATGATCCCGGTGTCGCCCTCGACGAAGGTGATGTTGGAGATGTCGAAGCCGCGCACCTGGTAGATGCCCTCGACGACTTCGTAGAGGCCCTGTTTGGCGGCGAGTTGGGACTGCCGCCACAGCGACGGATGCACCGAAGTCGGCGCGTCGCCGGCGAGGAAGTCGTAGCTGTCGTTGTCCCAGACCACCCGGCCATCGGCGGCGGTGATGACGCACGGACTCAGCGTGGCGATCAGGCCGCGGTCGGCGTCGGCGAAATCCGTTGTGTCAGCGAAGGGCAACGCGGACAGGTGGGCGGCGTGGGCGGCTTCGATCGTCGGGCTGACCGGGACCTGCTGGCGTTCCATGGCGCACAGCTTGCCATCGATGCGGCCGCGGGGGCGGTTTTAGGTCAGCGGCGTCGCCGGAACGTGTTCCACGCGTGACGCAGTCGGGCCGACCAGGTGGGATGGCCGACTCGTTCTCGGGTTTCTCGCGCCTGGTGCGCGTAATCGCGGATCGACTCGTCGCCTTCTTCAGCACGCATGGGCTCACCTCGTCGCGGGGTTGTCGGGCGGTTCCGGGTCGCGCTCGGGGGCCAAGCGCTCCGGGACTTCTTCGGGCGCCAAGCGCTCCGGCGGCTCGGCGGGGGCCAAGCGCTCCGGCGCTTCTTGCGGCCGGGCCGGTCCGGGTGGCGGTTCGGGATTCATCCGGTGCGCCTACCCGGTGGGCCTGGGGCGTAAACCCGGCTGGTGAGCGTGCGCAGTTGTACGGCGAAAGCGGCGTGTCGCCGGGCAGACACGCACGTTCGCG from Mycolicibacter sp. MU0083 includes:
- a CDS encoding histidine phosphatase family protein; translated protein: MQLLLIRHALPLRSEYGQGSDPELSETGFEQARRLPDALARFPITRLVSSPQRRAIQTGEPLAAQRGLTIDIDERFAEYDRELAGYLPVEQLRTERPQDWARMAQGLLPAGVDEAAFSARVAEALADVAAGADPDDTVAVFSHGGVINVILHQILGTQRLLSFPIDYVSITRLLYSRSGHAAAASVNGTEHVWDLLPRNQARMSEPDRDRDAGAAAN
- a CDS encoding LapA family protein encodes the protein MSSDPTVPSDPAPGDVGTPPPAAAMPLTRAGALWSALIAGFLVLIVLLVFITQNTGPVELVFLTWTWSLPTGVAILLAAICGGLVTALVGTARIFQLRRAAKKSLAAQR
- a CDS encoding alkyl/aryl-sulfatase, translating into MERQQVPVSPTIEAAHAAHLSALPFADTTDFADADRGLIATLSPCVITAADGRVVWDNDSYDFLAGDAPTSVHPSLWRQSQLAAKQGLYEVVEGIYQVRGFDISNITFVEGDTGIIVIDPLISTEVAAAALALYREHRGGDRPVVAVIYTHSHVDHFGGVLGVTTQADVDAGRVAVIAPEGFIEHVVAENVYAGPAMLRRAGYMYGTMLQRGPQGQVGCGLGQNTSTGEVSVIVPTVTITETGQTRIVDGVQIEFQMAPGTEAPAEMHFYFPQFRALCMAENATHNMHNLLTLRGALVRDPRAWAGYLTEAIDTFAGRADVVFASHHWPTWGTERISEYLGLQRDLYAYLHDQTLRLLNQGYTGVEIAERFQLPPALEHAWHARGYYGSVSHNVKAVYQRYLGWFDGNPARLWPHPPEALGPRYVAAMGGPDRVVELAEEAFEQGDFRWAATLLDHVMFTEPDHAGARARYADTLDQLAYGAENATWRNFFLSGATELRTGKFGTAGQVGSPALIAQLSVEQLFDSLAIRVNGPRCWDLDLALDVVFADTGDNHRLTLRNGVLVHRKAPADPDSADATVTAAGKLAMLGALSGSGTLEVSGDQSALPKLLTVLDAPDPNFNIVTP